A stretch of Pogona vitticeps strain Pit_001003342236 chromosome 5, PviZW2.1, whole genome shotgun sequence DNA encodes these proteins:
- the SETD7 gene encoding histone-lysine N-methyltransferase SETD7 isoform X1 — protein sequence MDSDEETLEETVEGTLDDDGLPHGFCTVTYSSTDRFEGNFVHGEKNGRGKFFFFDGSTLEGCYVDDALQGQGIYTYEDGGALHGTYIDGELNGPAQEYDADARLIFKGQYKDNVRHGICWIYYPDGGYLVGEVNEEGEMTGEKIAYVYPDGKTAYYGYFIDGEMLKAKLATLSIEEGKPQFEVLPGSPVYCFDKSTSSCISTNALLPDPYESERVYVDSSLISSAGEGLFTKIAAAAGTVMSFYNGVRITHQEVDSRDWALNGNTISLDDETVLDVPEPYSHASKYCASLGHKANHSFAPNCVYDSFVHPRFGLIKCIRTIRAVEKDEELTVAYGYDHNPTGQNGPEAPEWYLAELKAFQASQKK from the exons ATGGACAGTGACGAAGAGACGCTGGAGGAGACCGTCGAGG GAACGCTTGATGATGATGGGCTACCTCATGGGTTCTGTACAGTCACCTATTCATCCACAGATAGATTTGAAGGCAACTTTGTGCATGGAGAGAAGAATGGTCGTGGAAAGTTCTTCTTCTTTGATGGAAG CACTTTAGAAGGCTGCTATGTTGATGATGCTCTGCAAGGCCAGGGAATATATACTTATGAAGATGGAGGGGCCCTTCACGGTACTTATATAGATGGTGAACTAAATGGGCCAGCCCAGGAATATGATGCAGATGCACGACTGATATTCAAAGGCCAATACAAAGATAATGTTCGCCATGGGATTTGTTGGATATACTACCCA GATGGTGGGTATCTGGTTGGAGAAGTCAATGAAGAAGGAGAGATGACTGGAGAGAAGATAGCCTATGTTTATCCTGATGGGAAGACAGCATATTATGGGTACTTCATAGACGGTGAAATGTTAAAAGCAAAGCTGGCAACTTTATCCATAGAAGAGGGAAAGCCACAATTTGAAGTGCTACCAGGCA GCCCAGTATACTGTTTTGATAAATCTACTTCATCCTGCATTTCTACAAATGCACTTCTTCCTGATCCTTATGAATCAGAGAG GGTATATGTAGATTCCTCACTTATTTCCAGTGCAGGAGAAGGGTTGTTTACAAAAATAGCAGCTGCAGCTGGCACAGTTATGTCCTTTTATAATGGAGTACGAATTACACATCAGGAG GTGGATAGCAGAGACTGGGCTTTGAATGGAAACACAATATCTCTTGATGATGAAACAGTGCTAGATGTACCAGAACCCTACAGCCATGCATCCAAATATTGTGCCTCTTTGGGACACAAGGCAAACCACTCTTTTGCACCGAACTGTGTTTATGATTC gtttgtccaTCCTCGTTTTGGGCTGATTAAGTGTATCCGCACTATTAGGGCTGTGGAGAAGGATGAAGAACTAACAGTGGCTTATGGATATGATCATAATCCCACTGGACAAAATGGGCCAGAAGCACCAGAGTGGTATCTAGCAGAACTGAAAGCGTTCCAGGCTTCCCAGAAAAAGTGA
- the SETD7 gene encoding histone-lysine N-methyltransferase SETD7 isoform X2 — MDSDEETLEETVEGTLDDDGLPHGFCTVTYSSTDRFEGNFVHGEKNGRGKFFFFDGSTLEGCYVDDALQGQGIYTYEDGGALHGTYIDGELNGPAQEYDADARLIFKGQYKDNVRHGICWIYYPDGGYLVGEVNEEGEMTGEKIAYVYPDGKTAYYGYFIDGEMLKAKLATLSIEEGKPQFEVLPGSPVYCFDKSTSSCISTNALLPDPYESERVYVDSSLISSAGEGLFTKIAAAAGTVMSFYNGVRITHQE; from the exons ATGGACAGTGACGAAGAGACGCTGGAGGAGACCGTCGAGG GAACGCTTGATGATGATGGGCTACCTCATGGGTTCTGTACAGTCACCTATTCATCCACAGATAGATTTGAAGGCAACTTTGTGCATGGAGAGAAGAATGGTCGTGGAAAGTTCTTCTTCTTTGATGGAAG CACTTTAGAAGGCTGCTATGTTGATGATGCTCTGCAAGGCCAGGGAATATATACTTATGAAGATGGAGGGGCCCTTCACGGTACTTATATAGATGGTGAACTAAATGGGCCAGCCCAGGAATATGATGCAGATGCACGACTGATATTCAAAGGCCAATACAAAGATAATGTTCGCCATGGGATTTGTTGGATATACTACCCA GATGGTGGGTATCTGGTTGGAGAAGTCAATGAAGAAGGAGAGATGACTGGAGAGAAGATAGCCTATGTTTATCCTGATGGGAAGACAGCATATTATGGGTACTTCATAGACGGTGAAATGTTAAAAGCAAAGCTGGCAACTTTATCCATAGAAGAGGGAAAGCCACAATTTGAAGTGCTACCAGGCA GCCCAGTATACTGTTTTGATAAATCTACTTCATCCTGCATTTCTACAAATGCACTTCTTCCTGATCCTTATGAATCAGAGAG GGTATATGTAGATTCCTCACTTATTTCCAGTGCAGGAGAAGGGTTGTTTACAAAAATAGCAGCTGCAGCTGGCACAGTTATGTCCTTTTATAATGGAGTACGAATTACACATCAGGAG TAG